A genome region from Trichoderma asperellum chromosome 7, complete sequence includes the following:
- a CDS encoding uncharacterized protein (EggNog:ENOG41), which yields MDGGEKQLEKTQAIKAQVKQGVTARRGGSEAAIRVFSLHTSQQVERSPTAVPEISSASSSGPSLTGRGSSATAANGSTIEETENFLITLYLDTVFPLLFPQYEPAILSGGRSWISALFKTNKAVYHSALSTSAYYFTLFLAKDAAHTLRTPCEQHVWDTLAKHMEMSIKAIKHDTDQYHLQGGCSDVSSKLHVLESVVQYLIFATAMPQGADWKMHLSAALTLLKEILQSHGATDGKYSLETIIQAMDRPSIFDGIQLGFRAWNNDQAAFQFYGSFLLYSDIIASIQLGRPSRLRHHHQSLISNRKALIAPDGSAQPLPGLETVIGCHGWVLTALSEISEMEAAKRSSQSKEEYFLAELMRKGSDLKTKLQVRMEGIEANIRPECHPTQQDSMESCNQSEKLPLQKDVLITKVWLHAAIMYLSVILDGWQPSSLYIRENVNSILSIADSFSSELSIRSLMFPLCISGFLAMPEQEHTFRRLFSALGSFQALGPAKRAFRLIEQVWELRDELDGDSWGLYDCFQIMGSEVLLI from the coding sequence ATGGACGGCGGCGAGAAGCAATTGGAAAAAACACAAGCAATCAAGGCTCAAGTGAAGCAAGGAGTTACAGCTCGAAGAGGAGGCAGTGAAGCTGCGATTCGGGTTTTCTCGCTTCATACCAGCCAACAAGTTGAACGATCGCCAACTGCGGTGCCGGAAATATCTTCTGCCAGCTCTTCAGGCCCATCTCTGACAGGCCGTGGCTCATCGGCTACTGCTGCGAATGGATCAACTATAGAGGAAACAGAAAATTTCCTCATCACCTTGTACCTTGATACAGTCTTCCCACTTCTATTCCCTCAATACGAGCCCGCCATACTGTCCGGTGGACGGAGCTGGATATCGGCGCTATTCAAAACCAATAAGGCGGTATACCACAGTGCTCTTAGCACCAGCGCATATTATTTCACCCTTTTTCTGGCTAAAGATGCGGCCCATACTCTCCGCACCCCATGCGAGCAGCATGTTTGGGATACGCTTGCCAAGCATATGGAGATGTccataaaggctattaagcATGACACGGATCAATATCACTTACAAGGCGGCTGTTCAGATGTATCCTCTAAGCTACATGTTCTAGAAAGCGTTGTTCAGTACTTGATCTTCGCAACAGCCATGCCTCAGGGAGCAGATTGGAAGATGCATTTGTCAGCCGCTTTGACATTGCTGAAAGAGATACTTCAATCTCACGGAGCGACTGACGGTAAATACTCTCTAGAAACAATTATACAAGCGATGGATAGGCCATCGATATTTGATGGTATACAATTAGGATTCCGCGCCTGGAATAACGACCAAGCTGCTTTTCAATTCTATGGttcatttcttttatattcaGACATTATAGCGAGTATCCAACTAGGGCGTCCCTCACGGCtacgacatcatcatcagagcTTAATAAGCAATCGTAAAGCTCTCATAGCTCCGGACGGTAGTGCCCAGCCATTACCCGGGCTGGAGACAGTTATCGGATGCCATGGTTGGGTCCTTACTGCTCTTAGTGAGATTTCGGAAATGGAAGCTGCAAAACGCTCTTCTCAGAGCAAAGAGGAGTATTTTTTGGCAGAGCTCATGAGAAAAGGTTCTGATCTCAAGACAAAACTTCAAGTACGTATGGAAGGAATTGAAGCAAATATCCGGCCAGAATGTCATCCCACGCAGCAGGATTCTATGGAATCCTGTAATCAAAGCGAGAAACTTCCACTGCAGAAGGATGTTCTCATAACAAAAGTTTGGCTGCACGCGGCGATAATGTATCTGTCGGTTATTTTAGATGGTTGGCAGCCAAGTAGCCTTTACATCCGCGAGAATGTGAACTCGATTTTGAGTATTGCGGATAGTTTCTCATCAGAGCTTTCAATACGCAGCCTCATGTTTCCCCTCTGCATTTCAGGATTCTTAGCTATGCCAGAACAGGAGCATACATTTAGGCGCCTCTTTTCTGCTCTGGGGTCGTTTCAAGCTCTAGGTCCTGCGAAACGGGCTTTCCGATTGATAGAACAAGTCTGGGAGCTTCGAGATGAGTTGGACGGAGACTCATGGGGACTATATGATTGCTTTCAGATAATGGGATCTGAGGTATTACTCATCTAA